In Thauera sedimentorum, a single genomic region encodes these proteins:
- a CDS encoding SPOR domain-containing protein, which translates to MSILRLLFIVLLLLNLLALAASTGLLGVSAPRGEPERLTNQLNPERIRLHGEASAPLAAVPEAAPVEQAPAPAADDGAGETGNGDDPSTAAAAPPAATATRCVAFDGLGGETADAVVRNFDTAELAVQRTGAEAITGWWVRIPPDGTREYAERKGRELRALGVDEFYIVQDSGPNQYAVSLGLFKTEAAATQHLERLRKFGVRSASIGTRSTTVYRVEVRGAQALIDARMTEGSLPASARPGDCAQP; encoded by the coding sequence ATGTCCATCCTGCGCCTGCTGTTCATCGTCCTGCTGCTGCTCAACCTGCTCGCCCTGGCCGCGTCCACCGGCCTGCTCGGCGTCAGCGCGCCGCGCGGCGAGCCGGAGCGCTTGACGAACCAGCTCAATCCGGAGCGCATCCGGCTACATGGCGAAGCCTCCGCGCCGCTGGCGGCGGTGCCCGAAGCAGCACCCGTCGAGCAGGCGCCGGCGCCGGCAGCCGATGACGGCGCTGGCGAGACGGGCAATGGAGACGACCCGAGCACCGCCGCCGCGGCGCCGCCCGCCGCCACGGCCACCCGCTGCGTCGCCTTCGACGGCCTCGGCGGCGAAACGGCGGATGCGGTGGTTCGCAACTTCGACACCGCCGAGCTGGCGGTGCAGCGCACCGGGGCGGAGGCGATCACCGGCTGGTGGGTGCGCATTCCGCCCGACGGCACCCGCGAGTACGCCGAACGCAAGGGACGCGAACTGCGCGCGCTCGGCGTCGACGAGTTCTATATCGTCCAGGACTCGGGCCCCAACCAGTACGCTGTGTCGCTCGGCCTGTTCAAGACCGAGGCCGCCGCCACGCAGCACCTGGAACGGCTGCGCAAGTTCGGCGTGCGCAGCGCATCGATCGGCACCCGCAGTACCACCGTGTACCGCGTCGAGGTACGCGGCGCGCAGGCGCTCATCGACGCCCGCATGACCGAGGGCAGCCTGCCGGCGTCAGCCCGTCCGGGCGACTGCGCGCAACCGTGA